The following proteins are encoded in a genomic region of Alnus glutinosa chromosome 8, dhAlnGlut1.1, whole genome shotgun sequence:
- the LOC133874626 gene encoding uncharacterized protein LOC133874626: MASNLPKIHLQTLKTAKPSISFPLSKTHFSHLPFYSNQRRLHQHHSHSHVSFYPPILPYKPISIQSSISSSTPPTSKEEAVLQAKTCLSSTLEKPLNNPKLVGKLKKLKQPRFRVEIPVIDDSPASLSQLASDVFQDLPIKRKGSPVKVLFLWPNLTSREAAMEAWSSTHIEHMDISSVVTNGDTRILNSAEVAIFLAPETSQLTVIKAVTDSLYPKPVVIFNPKWTFEEESDFGELGGFVGSFEVIYSFMGLEVRGVLSRRKGVIFKCVRDGVVSGERWAVLVEEEGGGLKVISRFKTRPSIAEVENVLYNLMAVNSPITKSAKFLRDFVSNMTGKKVS, from the coding sequence ATGGCTTCCAATCTTCCGAAAATCCATCTCCAAACCCTTAAAACTGCAAAGCCATCAATTTCATTTCCACTCTCCAAAACCCACTTCTCACATCTCCCATTCTATTCAAACCAACGCCGCCTCCACCAACACCACTCCCATTCCCATGTCTCATTCTATCCTCCAATTCTGCCCTACAAACCCATATCCATCCAGTCCTCCATATCCTCTTCCACCCCACCCACCTCCAAAGAAGAAGCCGTACTCCAGGCCAAAACCTGCCTTTCATCCACCTTAGAAAAGCCCCTCAACAACCCAAAGCTCGTCGGAAAACTCAAGAAACTAAAGCAGCCCAGGTTCCGAGTTGAAATTCCGGTCATCGACGACTCACCTGCATCGCTGTCCCAGCTCGCGTCCGATGTCTTCCAAGACTTACCCATTAAGAGAAAAGGCTCTCCTGTCAAGGTGCTATTCCTATGGCCTAACCTTACCTCAAGAGAAGCTGCTATGGAAGCCTGGTCGTCTACCCATATTGAGCATATGGACATTTCTTCGGTGGTTACCAATGGTGACACCAGAATTTTGAACTCCGCTGAGGTGGCAATCTTTTTGGCGCCAGAGACTTCACAGTTGACAGTCATAAAAGCCGTTACTGACAGTTTGTATCCAAAGCCTGTGGTGATTTTCAACCCCAAATGGACGTTTGAGGAGGAGAGCGATTTTGGTGAACTGGGTGGCTTCGTGGGATCGTTTGAAGTGATTTATTCGTTCATGGGGTTGGAGGTTAGAGGGGTTTTGAGCAGGAGGAAGGGAGTGATTTTCAAGTGTGTAAGAGATGGGGTTGTGAGCGGTGAGAGATGGGCTGttcttgttgaagaagaaggaggaggattGAAAGTGATCTCCAGGTTCAAGACGCGGCCATCGATCGCCGAAGTTGAGAATGTGCTGTATAATTTGATGGCAGTCAATTCACCTATTACGAAGTCTGCCAAGTTCTTGAGGGATTTCGTGTCAAATATGACCGGAAAAAAAGTAAGTTAA
- the LOC133874625 gene encoding probable galacturonosyltransferase 12 translates to MQLYISPSLRHITVFPGKGFKEFIKVKVGSRRVSYRMLFYSLLFFTFLLRFVFVLTAVDTIDGERKCSTIGCLGKRLGPSLLGRRLDSNVPEVIYQVLEEPISKDELQGRSDVPQTLEDFMAEIKKSKSDAKTFAIKLREMVTLLEQRTRTAKIQEYLYRHVASSSIPKQLHCLALKLANEHSTNAAARLQLPSAELVPALVDSSYFHFVLASDNVLAASVVASSLVRNSLRPQKVVLHIITDRKTYSPMQAWFSLHPLSPAIIEVKALHHFDWFAKGKVPVLEAMEKDQRVREHFRGGSSAIVANNTEKPQVIAAKLQALSPKYNSMMNHIRIHLPELFPSLNKVVFLDDDIVVQTDLSPLWDIDMNGNVNGAVETCTGEDKFVMSKRLKSYLNFSHPLISKNFDPNECAWAYGMNIFDLEEWRKTNISLAYHYWLAQNLKSDLSLWQLGTLPPGLIAFHGHVHVIDPFWHMLGLGYQDNTSFADAENAGVIHFNGRAKPWLEIAFPKLRPLWAKYVNFSDKFIKSCHIRAS, encoded by the exons ATGCAGCTTTACATATCGCCCAGTTTGAGGCACATAACAGTGTTTCCGGGGAAGGGTTTTAAGGAGTTCATCAAAGTCAAGGTTGGGTCGAGACGGGTTTCGTATCGGATGCTTTTCTATTCGCTTCTGTTCTTCACATTTCTTCTCCGATTCGTCTTCGTGTTGACAGCTGTGGACACCATTGATGGAGAAAGGAAGTGCTCTACCATAG GTTGCCTGGGAAAAAGATTAGGACCAAGTCTTTTGGGAAGAAGGCTCGACTCAAAT GTCCCAGAAGTGATATACCAGGTACTAGAAGAGCCCATTAGCAAAGATGAATTACAAGGAAGATCTGATGTTCCTCAGACTTTAGAAGATTTTATGGCTGAGATTAAGAAAAGCAAATCAGACGCAAAGACCTTTGCTATCAAGCTTAGAGAGATG GTTACTCTTCTTGAACAAAGAACACGAACAGCCAAAATCCAAGAATATTTATACCGCCATGTAGCATCGAGCAGCATACCGAAGCAGCTCCACTGCCTTGCGCTAAAGCTAGCCAATGAGCACTCCACCAATGCAGCTGCCCGTCTCCAGCTACCTTCTGCTGAACTTGTCCCTGCCCTCGTCGACAGCTCCTACTTCCACTTTGTCCTGGCCTCCGACAACGTGCTTGCTGCCTCCGTCGTTGCATCGTCGCTTGTCCGCAACTCGTTGCGCCCCCAGAAGGTTGTCCTTCATATAATCACGGATAGGAAGACTTACTCTCCAATGCAGGCATGGTTCTCACTGCACCCTTTATCGCCTGCTATAATTGAAGTCAAGGCCTTGCACCATTTCGATTGGTTTGCAAAGGGGAAGGTGCCGGTTTTGGAGGCAATGGAGAAAGATCAACGTGTCCGGGAGCATTTTAGAGGCGGGTCGTCGGCCATAGTGGCAAATAATACTGAGAAGCCTCAAGTCATTGCAGCGAAGTTACAAGCATTGAGTCCTAAATATAATTCTATGATGAATCACATCAGAATTCATCTACCAGag TTGTTCCCCAGCCTAAACAAGGTGGTCTTCCTGGATGACGACATTGTGGTTCAAACAGATCTTTCGCCTCTATGGGACATTGATATGAATGGCAATGTCAATGGAGCAGTGGAAACGTGCACGGGAGAAGATAAATTTGTTATGTCAAAGCGGCTTAAGAGCTATTTGAACTTCTCCCATCCTTTGATATCAAAGAATTTCGATCCCAATGAATGTGCATGGGCTTATGGCATGAACATTTTTGATCTAGAGGAATGGAGGAAGACCAACATAAGCCTTGCATACCACTACTGGCTTGCACAG AACTTGAAATCGGACCTGAGTTTGTGGCAGCTAGGGACATTACCTCCAGGACTAATAGCTTTCCATGGTCATGTCCATGTTATTGATCCCTTCTGGCACATGCTGGGGCTGGGTTACCAGGACAATACGAGCTTTGCTGATGCTGAGAATGCTGGTGTCATCCATTTTAATGGCAGAGCCAAGCCTTGGCTGGAGATAGCATTCCCAAAACTTAGGCCATTGTGGGCTAAGTATGTGAACTTTTCCGATAAATTCATCAAGAGCTGTCATATTAGGGCATCTTAA
- the LOC133874627 gene encoding transcription factor ILR3, giving the protein MVSPENTNWLYDYGVIDDIPVPEGNFSAPNAVGFSWSVQGVNGSSNVSVEIDGSLGDSDGGKDCGSKKRGRPELCCASSSKASREKLRRDRLNDKFVELGSILEPGRPPKTDKAAVLLDAVRMVTQLRGEAQKLKDSNSSLQEKIKELKAEKNELRDEKQRLKAEKEKLEQQLKAMNAQPGFLPAPPAIPAAFAAQGQAPGNKLVPFIGYPGVAMWQFMPPAAVDTSQDHVLRPPVA; this is encoded by the exons ATGGTCTCACCCGAAAACACCAATTGGCTCTACGATTACGGCGTGATCGATGATATCCCTGTCCCGGAAGGGAATTTCTCTGCTCCCAACGCGGTGGGATTCAGCTGGTCCGTGCAGGGCGTGAATGGGTCTTCGAATGTTAG TGTGGAAATTGATGGATCATTGGGGGATTCAGATGGTGGCAAGGACTGTGGCTCAAAGAAGAG GGGTAGACCTGAATTGTGCTGTGCGTCTAGTTCCAAAGCTTCTCGGGAGAAGTTGCGAAGGGATAGACTTAATGACAA GTTTGTGGAATTGGGCTCTATTCTGGAGCCTGGAAGGCCTCCAAAAACAGACAAGGCTGCCGTATTGCTTGACGCTGTCCGAATGGTGACTCAGTTACGGGGTGAAGCCCAGAAGTTGAAGGATTCAAATTCAAGTCTCCAGGAGAAGATTAAAGAGTTGAAG GCTGAGAAGAATGAGCTTCGTGACGAGAAGCAGAGGTTAAAGGCGGAGAAAGAGAAGTTGGAGCAGCAATTGAAAGCCATGAATGCACAACCTGGCTTCTTGCCTGCCCCTCCCGCAATCCCTGCTGCATTTGCTGCGCAGGGCCAGGCCCCCGGCAACAAATTGGTGCCTTTCATTGGTTACCCAGGGGTTGCAATGTGGCAGTTTATGCCACCTGCTGCAGTGGATACCTCACAGGATCATGTCCTCCGCCCGCCCGTTGCTTAA